The genomic interval TCCCATTTACagccaaattaaaacaaagctgagCTTTGGTCATTTTGGGGCTTTCCCTGTCCATCAGTTTGCTTCTCTTGCTTGCAAAACCAGGAATGAGCATGTATCATTTTCCTtaaagcagatatttttcttgGTATTCATATCCATGACTGCTCTTTTACTGTCTTCGTAGCTCACAGCAGCGCAGTCACCCAGTGTCAGAATCCCTGTCCTTTGCCACTGCCACCCATGTCTGATGATGTAAGGTCGTACCGTTGGGGACGTGGTAAGTCGACAAGCTGGCCAATTCCTTTCCTGGTGCAGCTGGCGTTACTTCGGACCCTGCACAGAGAGGTGGGCTCTGACTTTCTTACGCACACAGACACTACATCCTTGTATAATTAACTTTGATTTGTAAAACTAAAATGATAATGCATGCTGTGTCTACTAAAACTTTACATTCGTAAgagattttcttccttatcaGGTACGTAAGCACACCTAGTAAAAGTCCTCTTAAAAGATTCAGGCTCCCTCTCCTATGTTTATCAACATATGTATGAATTGTTTATCGGGATGTTGCCATTCTGTGATGTTTGTAATCACTGATgtagcacttttaaaaaaatataaacagagtTTTCACTATTTCTAAAACAGCCAGttgatttttcactgcaggGCCTGTCACACTCAGCAGGTGCGTGTGCCCACCTTGGTGGGTTTTGGCCAACCGATTTGGGCAGTGGAGCTCTTAATTCTTCTGCTGGAAACAACTCAGTTCAGTAACTGCAACCTGCAGCCTGCTATGTGCACAGATAACCGTTGTTGCACAGTGCCATCTAGTGCAACCGTCCAGAGAAATCCCAGCCTGGGCTCACACCACGCTGTGATAGATGTTCTTCTGCATCTAACGAGAGAGACTTTGTCTGCTTTCATGGCTGTAAAACTGAGGGCTCTCTGCACAAGCAAGAAATGCTGTTATGTTACGTGCTGGTTTGTAACATGGAATTTTACGCTGTTCTCGGTAGCATTTCTGTCCCGGTTTGGTAAATAAATGTAACTAAGACCAAACTTACAAGTAGATGTGACATCTGGTTGGAGGTTTTGTGGGGTTGGTGTTGACGCTGAGCTGGTAGCTACAGGATCCTGTGGTACTGCAGAAGGGATGGCTGGTTGTTTGGATCCTaaaggacccccccccaaacacaagACAAAAATCAGAAGACATACTTTGCCGTTGAACTGATCCTTGAAAAACGAAACCTGCCCTGGATGTTCCATGCTCTGGACTGTTTGGGTGTTCTATCTGATCAGTGGTTCTATCTGATACAGTCCTACCCTCCCACCTTCAGCTCCCCTGTCCTCTGAGTATATTTAACGCtatgaaatgaggaaaaaagcagaagtgaaacCCTTACCAGTATGCTGTGGGTAGATTGGAGCggaggctgtgctgctgttCAGATCTGACACTGCTGCggtcactggggaaaaaatcaaaGTGGTTCTGAGGGCTGTGCAAAATGTCCCTCGGTGCTGATGGCACCTGGTCATAGATGCTGTGTTTACCTGAGCTGTGCATTAATTAAAAAGTGGCCAAGCAGTTAATGCCTACCTGTAGATTGCTCGTTCTCAGAGACATGTGTATTCACCTCTAGCACAGCTGGTGTAGGATTTGGttttgtcactgaaaaaaatccaacaacaGTACAACTTTCAGAGCACTTTATAAGCATTTGTTGCATTGAGCAAGCTAAAGAAGAATGAAGTAAGAATAATTAGATCCATCCTAAAGATGAGTAAATAGGTGGAAAGCAAACTCAACTCTGAGAATTATTAGACAAACAGCTTCAGTGTTAATTTACAATATTTACACCCTGCTAGCTTTCCAGGTGGATGTGTCTAATACACAGAAGACATGGGAAGATCACAGCTTTTTTGAGAACATAAACTTTGAGTTATCTTTAAAGCTTTAGGACAAACATCACCTGCATTCTAGCAGCAGCATTGGGGAACTGACttgcctgggctgctgcagcttaatgcttaatgatttttaaggtagttaagaagcaggaaaaaaggccaaaaaatcTTAGTTTGGAGTTCTTCTTTTGCCCCAGGTAGCCCTCTCGTTTAAAAATGGATTCCACACATGGGGCAGTTAGACTATGGGCTTCAGCTTTGCATATGTATCTGCATAACTTTCACCACTTCAGCGTGGTAAAATGGGATAGCCTCTGCTGAAGGAGCCTGCAGTACCCATCCTAGGGAGGTCCTCAAACCGGAGAGACGCCATCAGCTTCTCTTCTCCTAGTGCTTGGTGGTGAACGATGCAGCTGGCTGTTGAATTGGGCCCATAGGCGAGGACTGTCAGTGTGCTGGTTGTCGTCCATTTCTTCCCATCAGCTTCTAACTTGTGCTTAGTGTCACCTATACACCCATTGGAATAAAACATTTAAGTGCTTTCTAGTCAAGAGCAATTTAATGAAAAACCTTCCAGGCGCAATCTGCATTACTTTGCTGTGCTAAAGCAGCACCTGATTACTGTGCACAAGTGGTTCATTGTGTAAATGGATTACATGGGAGCCCAAAGGCACCAAGGTCATGTTTTCTTCCTCGGCCGTTGTTTTAAGTGCAGACCTCGCTGCACCTCCTGCGCTCAACCCAAAGCCTCTGCTCGGTTTCATGACTCATGTGGGGAAATTCCCCTGCAGCGCCCTGCAGAACCACGGCAAGATGTTCAAACACCCGCCGGCACTTCTGGTCCTTACTGAACGGAATAAATTGCTTTGCTGTGTGCCACAGCTGCGCAGGGCCCGCAGTGGGGAGCCTCGGGGCAAGGACCTTTTGCAGCACAACTGAGACCTCAAAAAGTTCTGATTCTGCTATGTGATATCCAAGGGCACTGAATCTGTGTCTTAGTAGCTGTGGATTTGTTACCCCaaacttaaaaataagttgTTAAATTTGTATTGATGTGcaatatttacatttgtaataaataaaCATTGGTACAACTCTATTAAATCCTGTACAAGTCCTCCATCACCCCTACAATGCAGGTTTGGCCCTTCCCCTTTTGCAGCTGGGGGAAGTTAAACACAAAGATTAATTGCCTTGCCATAATGAATTAGAGAGCCATGTAACTTGTCTGATGTAGTTTCTAGTCCTCTAGGTAATACTGACTTCTACTTGTTTATacaatatggaaaaataaaggtgTATTTCATGTGACACAGAGAGATGTGTTTGAATAGCTCCCGTGGAGAGGGAGGTTTTTGCAGACCTTTACCTTAAATGCTATGGTGGCACaataatttctgctgtttataATGTAGAGGTTCTCTGGAAACAAACTCATGCTTTCTCTTCATCTGCTACCCTGGGCAACACcttatttcttaaatgaaagaaattccTTGTTTCCAAATCAGCCTTTACAGATAACTTGCTGATATTCACATAGACCAGTATTTCTCAACCCTCTTTTCCATCCCCAGCAGGGTCACGTAAGAGCtcaaaaggattttaaagtgtttttgctgggaaggaaataatttttgtcagCAACAGCTCAGTAATTACAGCTGGTTTGCCCCTGCTGAGCCCTGGTGGAACTGAGGAGCTGCCAGTAATTAAGATGTATTAGCTATTTTATAATTAGtagaaatatttgcagtaaGTGATTAAAGCTGAGAAcggaaaggggagaaaggagcgTTACTCAAAGACGGTCACCcgcggaaaaaaaaaaaaaaaaaaaaggaaaggcacATGCAGGAAGTTTGAGAAACACTGAATTAGGAcagttacttttttcctttcaaacactTTCATTTGTGCCTGCCACAAGCAGGCCACATGGTGAAATCAGCTCCTGTTCCTGCGAACAGTGCTGTCTCTGGAAAGCAGCCACAGCTGAAAGCACCCGGGCGGCCCCCAGGTGCCCACAGGAGCAGGCTCGGGTAGGCCTCGCTGCGGGTAGGCCTCGCTGCGGGTAGGCCTCGCTGCGGCCAGGCCTCGCTGCGGGTAGGCCTCGCTGCGGGTAGGCCTCGCTGCGGGTAGGCCTCGCTGCGGCCGCTCCAGCGGCTGACGGGCGAGTGCTGCGGGGTGGCCGGAGAGGGGTAAGGACCAGCTGTTGTTGAAGTAACTGGGGAGATGCAGGGTTGGCTTTATGAGGTGTTTAGCGTCCGCGTTGTGTGTTGTGATGTTAGGAGTAATACGCTTTGTCAGGCCGGGAGTGAGGTGGTTTCAAGTTTGAGGAAACCCCTGTTTTTAGGGGAACTGAGGTGACATATTGTTCCCCTGACTGATACAGAATGTAAAAGCTATACCTTTGCATCAAAGGTTCAGCTTGTGATTTTAACTCTCAGTGGAGAGAAACTGCGGACTGGTTTAGAGATTCTTCAGGCCAGGAGTGAGGTTGTTGCAAGTTTGAGGAAACCCCTGTTTTTAGGGGAACTgggaaaaatgtttataaaaactTAGAGGTGATGTATTACTTCCCTGACTGATACAGAATGTAAAAGCTATACCTTTGCATCAAAGTTTTGGCCTGTGATTTTAACTCTCAGTGGAGAGAAAATGTGGACTTCTTTAGAGATTCTTCAGGCCAGAAGGGCAGAAGTGAGGTTGTTGCAAGTTTGAGGAAACCCTGTTTTTAGAAGAACTGGGAAAAATGTATACAAAAACTTAGAGGTGACATATTGCTCCCCTGACTGATACAGAATGCAAGATCTATACTTTTGCATCAAAAAGCTTGGCCTGTGACTAACTTTCAGTGGAGAGAAACTGCAGACTGGTTTAGAGATTCTTCAGGCCAGAAGTGAGGTGGTTTCAAGTTTAAGGAAACCCCTGTTTTTAGAAGAACTGGgaaaaatttatataaaaacttGCAGGTGACATTGCTTTCCTGACCTCTTCATAACTTCACAGGTGGTATTCCCCCAAGCTCTTACACACAGCCCAGCTCTTCCCAAAGACATGCAGGATTTTGGAACCTGCTTTTCCAAGAGCCACGTGCTGCTCCAGAGCACCTTTCCCCCGCCATTGCAGCCAGATCTCTGCCCGGCTTTAATGtggctcacttaccagctatGCTACTGCCCCTGAGTGCAATTCCTTTCAGCGCAGGGCTTTATGCGGTTGCATTAATGCCTGTGTATCTGGCAGcctggatttctttctttagtcTTGATTTCTAGCTATATTCAGGCCAGAACGCTTCTCTGTTGTTTTCTAGAACTCTTAGTTAAAAAAGCCAttgggggtggtgggtggtggATATTACAGGCTAAGCTTTGAGTATGTTGCTTGAtgatacaaaatacaaataagagCTTGTCAATACatgagagaaaatacatttgcatcACACTGCGATACAGATGTGCACTTCCTCTCTACTGTGCTACGGTTACAGCTAATAAGGTAGTTATTGTTAGAACATGGCCTTCAAAGCAGCTGTTTATATAGTACACAAGTTAAACTGAGCTACGTGGTGGCTCCGTTCCTCCTCATGTGTGTCCACCCCAATGCGTGCAGGCCTCTGGCTGGGGAGAGCCTCCCAGGCCTGTGTGGGCTGTCTTTCCTGAGCTCGCTTCTTGCTTCTGCCTGGTGCTGGACAGATTAATCAGAGAGAAAGgctggtggtgtgtgtgtgagctGCTCAGCAAGGCTGAGGAAAATCTGTCTACTAGTCACAACATGGAAATAGTTATAATGGATTTGTTAACTGACTTCATATTTGGGCTTTGAAAAATGTACCTCCAGagttttggtttaatttttttttagtggacTTTCACTTCAGACTCTCAAGGGATTTTGGTGCCAAGTGCTGTTGTTCTGCACTGAATGTGAGCAAAGAAGATGAGCCCTCTCCCTTGCGCAAACACTGGAATTTAGTGCTGACTTGTCTCCAAACCGGCACTGTGGGGTCCAAGTTATGCTAAATGAGTGGAGGATGAGTGTTGTCCAGCTAATGTGTTGCAGAAGGTGTTTCATCctccagtatttttaaatgtgccCAAGGCTGATAGGAAGAAATTGTTAGGAATCAGTCCCTGGTCCTTTAACACTTACCAGGGAGCTCTATCCCGTTGTCCAACAGCCAGGTAATCTGGGGCTGTGGTTTACATCCTTGGGTATAGCAAGACAGTGTAATGCTTCTTTCTGTGCCTTGGGATACTTCCAGTACTGGATTagaaggagcagctgcagcaaaaaGATTTAGAATCAGTTATAGTATATCTTTCTACTTGTTTTTATGAATGGCTGCATACATAACATTATTTGGGGGGACTGATCTAAGACCAGGATTATCTTGTGTTAAGCACCGTACAATTGCATGCAAAAATGCAGGTCTGGAGTTGAGGATCTGGCTTTGTTGTTCTGCTCCTCTGGAGCAAAGCAGGTGAAGGAACTTACCTAATACCTCAACAGTCAtcttcttgcttttcagtgGGTTGCTGTAGTAGAAGCATGTATATACGCCGTCATCGTACACTGTTACATTAGACAGTTGGATGGATAATTCATCCTTTGAATAATGGGTAAGTTTGTACCTCTGATCTCTTAAACctgtaaggaaaataaaaccccgCATTCTATGTGTGTTGGTACATAAGAGGAAGACAGATAAACAAAGCAGTAACGAATGAGGGtagtttattgcatttttttaattcatcaaTGCTTGACATAAGGGAGCAGTTCTAGCAGAAAGCATTCCTAGCTGATGCTGTGCTAGTACAGAGGCAGCAGTAAACTGAAGAAGGGAAGGTATGCTGCCAGTGGGGAAAATGTCATGGTTTTtatcacttttattttcagggGGTCTTGTTCCTGTGTTCCCAGGTGTTATAACAATTTGGGTTCTTTAAGTATCCAGATGGATAAATATAACTAAACATTGGGGTGTGAGGACATTATATATGGTCGGAAAAGTAATATGACCTTTGACTATAGAGCATAGATGTGTGAACCAAGGACCTTTCCGTTCCCCATTCCCCAAGCCTTTATATGGCCTTGGAAAAATCACTTCCCCTCTTTGGGTGTATTTTGTGATATATAAATGAACACTATGGTCAGCACACACCTCTTTATTAACTGCTTATTAATTGGCTGTTTTGCTTCTCTTATCCTTGTCTAATTACCTTGATTTTAATGACACCATCTCCTAGGATATCTGTACTCTGCTGTACAgtcccctttctctctcttaacTTCCTAGTCTTTGCTTCATTCCTCCTGCTGGTTGACCCATGGGAGTCCTCAGGATCAGGCCAGCAAGTCTCATGGACTTTTCCCAcaactgcagcacagaaagtgTAACTTTCTGCCCTTAAATTGAACTGAAACTGGGGATGTGTATCAGTCATTAGGGAGAAAAAGACCTCCAAAactgtctttttggttttttatttttttagctgaGGTCTTGTAAAAATGCAGAGTTGGGAGAAAATCACAGCAGTACTATAATTTATGGAAGTGATTAAATATTAAAGGATTTTGAAATCACCATGATGTAAGACTTGTAGCTAgcttgtgtcgtggtttaaccccagccagcaactaagcaccacgcagccactcactcactcgctccccctgccccagtgggattggggagagtaagagtgagaaacactcctgggttgagataagaacagtttaataattgaaataaagtaaaatagtagtagtaataagaacaatataataataatagtaataataatatacaaagcaagtgatgcacaatgcaattgctcgccacctgccgactgatacccagccagttcccgagcagcaatcgctgccccctggccaactcccccagcttatggtatggaatagccctttgggcagtttggatcaactattctggctgtgccccctcgcagtttcttgtgcccctggcagagcatgggaagctgaaaagtccttgactggcataagcagtactcagcaacaacagcgtattatcagcattattctcatactaaatccaaaacacagcactatgcctgctactaagaagaaaattaactctatcccagccgaaaccaggacagcttgtCATACTTTTACAGTATCTCCTTACAGTGAGACTGGAGGGAACTGAACGTGGCTTATTGGGGAAGCAATGTCTCAGAGATTCACAGTGGTGATTcagaataaataatgaaaatgtccATGCATAATGTAAAGCTTCGTTTCTCTCTAAATGaggactgttttcttctgtgttgtaaaaggaaaaaaaaacctcagtgtgtCTGACTTATCAGGAATCCAGATGCTTTGCAAACTCTAGTCCTTGTGGGTGTTATATCATGCGTCTTACTGAAGGACAATTGTGGGATGTTGAAACTATGAGCTGAATCCTCAGGTGATTTAAGACAGATACTGTTTTGTTCACTCGGGTTAGAGTCTGCTCCTATAGATACCAGTGGATATGTTCTTTCCCTAACCTTATTAAATTGCTGTGTCAACTCAGCAAAACTTTAAGCATCAAAAGGGCTAGAGCCATTAAAAGATGGAGGTGCCGTAGAGAACTCGCATAAATGAAGGGATTCTTGCTACTCTCATCTACCTCTACGGTGTAAAGTACTGAGAACAGACATATATGTCAAAAATAGAGGTAACTGATGGAGAGAGGTCTTGCAGTTCTTGGGTGCGATTGGACTAATGGACTGCAACAGGAGAGAGGAACCCTTGCCATAGCCTGCTGTGGTTTTTGGAAGCCTGGATataaaagcagcacagagcaggttGCAATAGCCCTGTTTCCCGTATTGATTAGCAGTTGGTGGCTCAGCACTGAGGTTTTTTTGATCCCATTTGAATCTAACggtttttgtttaatatctttatcaatgatctggataaTGGGATTaagtgcgccctcagtaagtttgcagatgacaccaaattgggtgggagtgtcaatctgctggagagtaggatggccctg from Pelecanus crispus isolate bPelCri1 chromosome 19, bPelCri1.pri, whole genome shotgun sequence carries:
- the CRTAM gene encoding LOW QUALITY PROTEIN: cytotoxic and regulatory T-cell molecule (The sequence of the model RefSeq protein was modified relative to this genomic sequence to represent the inferred CDS: deleted 2 bases in 1 codon; substituted 4 bases at 4 genomic stop codons), with the translated sequence MTFTRVLHVVALFLMQGDFPGAGSKRVTLKEGEDLSLRCTLSGDNSSFRQWSNPHGFTIFLNTEQGLRDQRYKLTHYSKDELSIQLSNVTVYDDGVYTCFYYSNPLKSKKMTVEVLAAPSNPVLEVSQGTERSITLSCYTQGCKPQPQITWLLDNGIELPGDTKHKLEADGKKWTTTSTLTVLAYGPNSTASCIVHHQALGEEKLMASLRFEDLPRMVTKPNPTPAVLEVNTHVSENEQSTGRHXLLGHFLINAQLRXTQHLXPGAISTEGHFAQPSEPLXFSPVTAAVSDLNSSTASAPIYPQHTGSKQPAIPSAVPQDPVATSSASTPTPQNLQPDVTSTWSETAFNGNVTEEELSRTEAPLPSENVTVISIITFERDLKPEGIKKKENNLLLPILVAALIFVLLIIVLLFMWKLKKAHGVWKRENDVSEQTLESYKSKSNEDSLGHEKNGHVVSPKSNVQYVTEAYTETTQKNPGDKNTAISEKWFGCGKETDV